The Halocalculus aciditolerans genome includes a window with the following:
- a CDS encoding DUF7504 family protein: MGEKNVATEGFTLGVEQHHDDSRDDVPVPSTASNVLLLDDDETACNALLTASEPGDEDVVVVSWDGRVDEHLVRWRAEHEHQPKSVFAVAVGEISRSAAARAGTDDGPSVRTGSTVDVRAVEDPADLTQVGIALTTFLDNRLDGEDRELLVCVDSLTELLAHVPLERAFQFLHVMTVKLSREGAVAHYHLDPDAHDKQTVGTLTQLFDAVLERRDGEWTLRER, encoded by the coding sequence ATAGGTGAGAAGAACGTCGCAACTGAGGGTTTCACGCTGGGAGTCGAACAGCACCACGATGATTCGCGCGACGATGTCCCCGTTCCGAGCACCGCTTCCAACGTCCTCCTCCTCGACGACGACGAGACGGCCTGCAACGCCCTCCTGACCGCGTCCGAACCCGGTGACGAGGACGTCGTCGTCGTCTCCTGGGACGGCCGCGTCGACGAGCACCTCGTCCGGTGGCGAGCGGAGCACGAACACCAGCCGAAGAGCGTCTTCGCCGTCGCCGTCGGCGAAATCTCCCGATCCGCCGCGGCGCGCGCGGGCACCGACGACGGGCCGAGCGTCCGCACCGGCTCGACCGTCGACGTCCGCGCCGTCGAGGACCCCGCCGACCTCACGCAGGTCGGTATCGCGCTCACCACCTTCCTCGACAACCGCCTCGACGGCGAGGACCGCGAACTCCTCGTCTGCGTCGACTCCCTCACCGAACTCCTCGCCCACGTCCCCTTGGAGCGCGCCTTCCAGTTCCTCCACGTCATGACGGTGAAACTCTCCCGCGAGGGCGCGGTCGCCCACTACCACCTCGACCCCGACGCCCACGACAAACAGACCGTCGGCACCCTCACCCAGCTTTTTGACGCCGTCCTCGAACGCCGCGACGGCGAGTGGACGCTCAGAGAGCGCTGA
- a CDS encoding ribbon-helix-helix domain-containing protein, translating into MPKVEVTIPDDLEVELERIVDQGEFVNRNEAAEEILSLGLNAYETDAGAEAEGDFYGEEMQETADRPLDDDYEF; encoded by the coding sequence ATGCCGAAAGTCGAAGTCACCATCCCCGACGACCTCGAAGTCGAACTGGAGCGTATCGTCGACCAGGGCGAGTTCGTGAACCGGAACGAGGCCGCAGAGGAGATCCTCTCGCTCGGCCTGAACGCCTACGAGACGGACGCCGGCGCGGAGGCCGAAGGCGACTTCTACGGCGAGGAGATGCAGGAGACCGCCGACCGCCCGCTCGACGACGACTACGAGTTCTAG
- a CDS encoding GNAT family N-acetyltransferase — MTVVRVDEDDERFADARAVRVAVFVEEQDVPEALEFDEHDADARHFVAYDDENGTGERDGGERGIDESDDGGNGRSEAIGVARLRESESADGERVGKVERVAVREARRGEGWGDALMDAVEAAARDGGYDVLELHAQTHARGFYARRGYAVEGEPFDEAGIPHVHMVRRLDD; from the coding sequence ATGACCGTGGTCCGCGTCGACGAGGACGACGAGCGGTTCGCGGACGCCCGTGCCGTCCGCGTCGCCGTCTTCGTCGAGGAACAGGACGTCCCCGAAGCGCTCGAGTTCGACGAACACGACGCCGACGCCCGCCACTTCGTCGCCTACGACGACGAGAACGGCACCGGCGAGCGCGACGGCGGCGAGCGCGGCATCGACGAGAGCGATGACGGCGGGAACGGCCGCTCGGAGGCGATCGGCGTCGCCCGCCTCCGGGAGTCCGAGTCCGCGGACGGCGAGCGCGTCGGGAAGGTGGAGCGGGTCGCCGTCCGCGAGGCGCGCCGCGGCGAGGGGTGGGGTGACGCGCTCATGGACGCCGTCGAAGCGGCCGCACGCGACGGCGGCTACGACGTCCTCGAACTGCACGCGCAGACGCACGCCCGGGGGTTCTACGCGCGCCGCGGCTACGCCGTCGAGGGCGAGCCGTTCGACGAAGCCGGCATCCCGCACGTCCACATGGTCCGGCGGCTCGACGACTGA
- a CDS encoding Hsp20/alpha crystallin family protein has protein sequence MARDPFFDDLQRTLDRLGSQFDRDLSSLGELGGVSVDVSETDDAYEVTADLPGFDKDDIGVSVDDGVLRLSATHSEETERDEDEDVTYHRKERSRRSLVRDVRLPGPVDETEANATYQNGVLTVTLPKAGTGSGHSIDVE, from the coding sequence ATGGCACGAGACCCGTTCTTCGACGACCTGCAGCGCACGCTCGACCGACTCGGCAGCCAGTTCGACCGCGACCTCTCCTCGCTCGGCGAACTCGGCGGCGTCAGCGTCGACGTCTCCGAGACCGACGACGCCTACGAGGTCACCGCCGACCTCCCCGGCTTCGACAAGGACGACATCGGCGTCAGCGTCGACGACGGCGTTCTCCGCCTCTCCGCGACGCACAGCGAGGAGACCGAACGCGACGAGGACGAGGACGTCACCTACCACCGGAAGGAGCGAAGCCGCCGCTCCCTCGTCCGCGACGTCCGCCTCCCCGGCCCCGTCGACGAGACCGAGGCGAACGCCACCTACCAGAACGGCGTGCTCACCGTGACCCTCCCCAAAGCCGGCACCGGGAGCGGCCACAGCATCGACGTCGAATAA
- a CDS encoding DUF2270 domain-containing protein — protein MERESADEGEAGDARVGVGLLDEDMGPSSAFAHLYRGEIHRMKLWRERLDRTTNWAVVVMAALLTWAFSSRTNPHYIILVGVAAVTVFLVIEARRFRGYDIWRSRVRTLQANVWAVGLDPERDVDDPDWRERLGRDYAQPTVKITAEEAIAHRLRRVYLPLFAVLGTSWFIHVTAFEMSSWPASAAIGPVPGTLVSAVVVGYYALLSAVALRPRTWHARDELREEDLRKDRE, from the coding sequence ATGGAACGCGAGTCGGCGGACGAAGGCGAGGCGGGGGACGCCCGCGTGGGTGTCGGCCTCCTCGACGAGGATATGGGGCCGAGTTCGGCGTTCGCCCACCTCTACCGCGGGGAGATACACCGGATGAAGCTCTGGCGAGAGCGCCTCGACCGCACGACGAACTGGGCGGTCGTCGTGATGGCCGCGCTCCTCACGTGGGCGTTCTCCAGCCGCACGAACCCGCACTACATCATCCTCGTCGGCGTCGCCGCCGTCACCGTCTTCCTCGTCATCGAGGCGCGGCGGTTCCGCGGCTACGACATCTGGCGGTCGCGCGTCCGCACGCTCCAGGCGAACGTCTGGGCGGTCGGTCTCGACCCGGAGCGGGACGTCGACGACCCGGACTGGCGCGAACGCCTCGGCCGCGACTACGCGCAGCCGACCGTGAAAATCACCGCCGAAGAAGCCATCGCACACCGGCTGCGCCGCGTCTACCTCCCGCTCTTCGCCGTGCTCGGCACTTCCTGGTTCATCCACGTCACCGCGTTCGAGATGTCGTCGTGGCCGGCGAGCGCGGCCATCGGCCCCGTCCCGGGGACGCTCGTGAGCGCGGTCGTCGTCGGGTACTACGCGCTCCTCAGCGCGGTCGCGCTCCGGCCGCGGACGTGGCACGCGCGCGACGAGCTCCGAGAAGAGGACCTGCGGAAAGACCGAGAGTGA
- a CDS encoding CBS domain-containing protein, producing the protein MEDIFVARLMSSEVTTVEPDTLVEDAARTMLDNGIGSVVVVDGDGRLEGILTTTDFVRIVAERQPKDQTPVSEYMTTGVRTAKAGDSITEAAETMLDVGIHHLPVVDDENHVIGIITTTDLTAYVSQIEAHA; encoded by the coding sequence ATGGAAGACATCTTCGTCGCGCGGCTCATGTCCTCGGAGGTTACGACCGTCGAGCCCGACACCCTCGTCGAGGACGCGGCGCGTACGATGCTCGACAACGGAATCGGGTCTGTCGTCGTCGTCGACGGCGACGGCCGACTCGAAGGGATTCTCACTACGACCGACTTCGTGCGCATCGTCGCCGAACGCCAGCCGAAAGACCAGACGCCGGTCTCCGAATACATGACTACGGGCGTCCGCACCGCGAAAGCCGGGGACTCCATCACCGAGGCCGCCGAGACGATGCTCGACGTCGGCATCCACCACCTCCCCGTCGTCGACGACGAGAACCACGTCATCGGCATCATCACCACCACGGACCTCACCGCCTACGTCTCGCAGATCGAAGCACACGCCTAA
- a CDS encoding DUF302 domain-containing protein — MSYTTRITVGGAFDDVVETTTDALADEGFGVLCDIDVTEKFAAKLDVDFRDYRILGACNPPLAKEGIDAEPALGALLPCNVAVYADGDDVVVAAVDPEKLVSVTENPDLDGVSEDVAERFDRVLATVEEAY; from the coding sequence GTGAGCTATACTACCCGCATCACGGTGGGCGGCGCGTTCGACGACGTCGTCGAGACGACCACCGACGCGCTCGCCGACGAGGGCTTCGGCGTCCTCTGTGACATCGACGTCACGGAGAAGTTCGCGGCGAAGCTAGACGTCGATTTCCGCGACTACCGCATCCTCGGCGCGTGCAACCCCCCGCTCGCGAAAGAGGGTATCGACGCCGAACCCGCGCTCGGCGCGCTCCTCCCGTGTAACGTCGCCGTCTACGCGGACGGCGACGACGTCGTCGTGGCCGCCGTCGACCCGGAGAAGCTCGTGAGCGTCACCGAGAACCCCGACCTCGACGGCGTCTCCGAGGACGTCGCCGAACGCTTCGACCGCGTCCTCGCGACGGTCGAGGAGGCCTACTGA
- a CDS encoding class I SAM-dependent methyltransferase, with translation MGFHTFDPEKAAKLEDAGERYRYCSREELLGALAPEADWDVADLGSGTGFYTDDVAPHVAHVHAVDVQDVMHDAYREKHAPSGGSERNERTRRDATREPNGIPDNVDLVTADVADLPLDDASLDGAVSTMTFHEFASEDSLAELARVLRDGARLAVVDWSAAGDGVDGPPVDERYDATDADSLLTAAGFTVERADERVETFALTAVR, from the coding sequence ATGGGTTTCCACACGTTCGACCCCGAGAAGGCCGCGAAGCTCGAAGACGCCGGCGAGCGCTACCGCTACTGTTCCCGCGAAGAGCTCCTCGGCGCGCTCGCTCCCGAAGCCGACTGGGACGTCGCCGACCTGGGCTCCGGCACCGGTTTTTATACTGACGACGTCGCCCCGCACGTCGCGCACGTCCACGCCGTCGACGTCCAGGACGTGATGCACGACGCGTACCGGGAGAAGCACGCTCCGTCGGGAGGGTCGGAGCGGAACGAGCGAACGCGGCGCGACGCGACGCGTGAGCCGAACGGCATCCCCGACAACGTCGACCTCGTCACCGCCGACGTCGCCGACCTCCCGCTCGACGACGCCAGCCTCGACGGCGCGGTCTCCACGATGACCTTCCACGAGTTCGCGAGCGAGGACAGCCTCGCCGAACTCGCACGCGTCCTCCGCGACGGCGCGCGCCTCGCCGTCGTCGACTGGTCCGCCGCCGGCGACGGCGTGGACGGCCCGCCCGTCGACGAACGCTACGACGCGACCGACGCCGACTCCCTCCTCACCGCCGCCGGATTCACCGTCGAGCGGGCGGACGAACGCGTCGAGACGTTCGCGCTCACCGCCGTCCGATAA
- a CDS encoding DsrE/DsrF/DrsH-like family protein encodes MSADSDTEPDDDRPSREALAARIEALEARLDEVEDGTKKMSIIATKGTLDMAYPPLILASTAAAFGWEVTVFHTFWGLELLHEERSKHLQLSSVGNPNLPVPNLLGALPGMDRVTTRMMENRIAENDTASVEELVETSLEMGVDLQACQMTVDLLDYDKADFYDGVTTGVGAASAITDLAEADVQLLV; translated from the coding sequence ATGAGCGCCGACTCAGACACAGAACCCGACGACGACCGCCCGTCCCGCGAGGCGCTCGCGGCGCGTATCGAGGCGCTGGAAGCCCGCCTCGACGAGGTCGAGGACGGGACGAAGAAGATGAGCATCATCGCGACGAAGGGCACGCTCGACATGGCGTACCCGCCGCTCATCCTCGCGAGCACCGCGGCCGCGTTCGGCTGGGAAGTGACGGTCTTCCACACCTTCTGGGGGCTCGAACTCCTCCACGAGGAGCGCTCGAAACACCTGCAGCTCTCCTCGGTCGGCAACCCGAACCTGCCCGTGCCGAACCTCCTCGGCGCGCTCCCCGGGATGGACCGCGTGACCACGCGCATGATGGAGAACCGCATCGCGGAGAACGACACCGCATCCGTCGAGGAGCTCGTCGAGACCTCCCTGGAGATGGGCGTCGACCTCCAGGCCTGCCAGATGACCGTCGACCTCCTCGACTACGACAAGGCCGACTTCTACGACGGCGTCACCACCGGCGTCGGCGCGGCGTCCGCCATCACCGACCTCGCCGAAGCCGACGTCCAACTCCTCGTCTAA
- a CDS encoding sulfurtransferase TusA family protein has product MTFEDTPTETLDAKGLNCPMPVVEAKRAVDDLDDGDVLEVVATDPGSVNDVAGWADNTPGVELEAQDEDETGGDTSSSDEPTRTIYTHYVRKTE; this is encoded by the coding sequence ATGACGTTCGAAGACACTCCCACCGAGACGCTCGACGCGAAGGGCCTCAACTGTCCGATGCCGGTCGTCGAAGCCAAGCGGGCCGTCGACGACCTCGACGACGGCGACGTCCTCGAAGTCGTCGCCACCGACCCCGGCAGCGTGAACGACGTCGCCGGCTGGGCCGACAACACCCCCGGCGTCGAACTCGAAGCGCAAGACGAAGACGAGACGGGCGGCGACACCTCGTCGTCTGACGAACCGACTCGTACCATCTACACCCACTACGTCCGCAAGACCGAGTGA